In the genome of Bacillaceae bacterium S4-13-56, the window TCTTCCACTGAGCAATGTCGGAATGAACTTTGAATTGCATCCAGAAAACTTAGAAATTGAAGTAAATTATAAAGATACAGTTTGGAATATCGGAGAAGAAAAGGTAAAAAGCTCTCTTCTTTATAATTCAACAGCTGCTTTTGCACTGATAGACAACTTAAAAATTATAGATTACAATTTCTCTGGAGCGTCATACCAAGTAAAAAGTGCAGATGTTGAATCGTTGTATTCGGATTTCAATAACATACTGGAAAAAGAAAATTGGTCAAATTATGTACAGAGTAAAATGAATGATCTTCAATATGTAGAAGATACTTTTCTAGGAGTTATT includes:
- a CDS encoding DUF4825 domain-containing protein; translated protein: MLYLKLLPWLHFFITQQEPATHDLNSILEYKNKYMGNASNVSNLFQHLPLSNVGMNFELHPENLEIEVNYKDTVWNIGEEKVKSSLLYNSTAAFALIDNLKIIDYNFSGASYQVKSADVESLYSDFNNILEKENWSNYVQSKMNDLQYVEDTFLGVIKPK